One region of Paenibacillus polymyxa M1 genomic DNA includes:
- a CDS encoding L-cystine transporter: MDTFFIILNVIVLLALLGVLVWMQKKRISFTKRVFTGLGFGLIYGAILQYAYGAGSEVITKSVDWFNLAGNGYVRLLQMVVIPLIMVSIISAIMNLKGRQNLGKISVSIIAVLLITTAIAASVSIVTSLSFDLKAIEIQSGEKEQAQGLKMEERLGTVQDMTIPQQVLEFIPSNPFEDMTGARRTSTLAVVIFSAFIGVAVLGLDRKKPEQAQTFRKVIDAVYAVVMRIVTLVLRLTPYGILALITKVVATTNPDEILKLIKFVLASYVALLVMFVIHLILLALFGYNPVTYVKKVLPTLVFAFTSRSSAATIPLNVETQTKKLGVSDGIANLSATLGATIGQNGCAGIYPAMLAVMIAPTVGIDPTSWDFILTLILVVTVSSFGVAGVGGGATFASLIVLSTLNLPVALAGLLISVEPLIDMGRTALNVNDSITAGLISGKVLKENDQDVFNNHGTDLDVAAHS, encoded by the coding sequence ATGGATACCTTCTTTATTATTTTGAATGTCATCGTGCTGCTTGCACTGCTCGGCGTATTGGTCTGGATGCAGAAAAAGCGCATCTCTTTTACAAAAAGAGTATTTACCGGACTCGGCTTCGGACTGATCTACGGGGCTATTCTTCAGTACGCTTATGGGGCCGGCTCAGAGGTCATTACCAAATCGGTCGATTGGTTCAACCTTGCAGGTAATGGTTATGTCCGTTTGCTGCAAATGGTTGTTATTCCACTGATCATGGTGTCGATTATTTCGGCTATTATGAATCTAAAGGGAAGACAGAACCTTGGCAAAATAAGCGTGTCCATTATTGCAGTACTACTGATTACAACGGCGATTGCTGCTTCTGTAAGTATTGTAACCAGCCTGTCTTTTGATCTAAAAGCAATCGAGATTCAAAGTGGTGAAAAGGAGCAAGCGCAAGGCCTGAAGATGGAAGAACGACTGGGAACAGTCCAGGATATGACTATTCCGCAGCAGGTGCTGGAATTTATTCCTTCGAATCCTTTTGAAGATATGACAGGGGCACGCCGTACATCGACGTTGGCGGTGGTTATTTTCTCAGCCTTTATCGGGGTGGCAGTACTCGGATTGGATCGTAAAAAACCAGAGCAGGCGCAAACCTTCCGCAAAGTGATCGACGCAGTGTACGCTGTAGTGATGCGGATTGTAACGCTGGTGCTAAGATTGACGCCTTACGGTATTTTAGCACTGATCACGAAAGTTGTAGCTACGACAAATCCGGATGAAATCTTGAAGCTGATCAAGTTTGTACTCGCTTCTTATGTGGCTTTATTAGTCATGTTTGTTATTCATCTTATTTTGCTGGCCTTGTTCGGCTATAATCCAGTGACATATGTGAAAAAGGTATTGCCTACACTGGTTTTTGCTTTTACGTCTCGTTCCAGTGCAGCGACTATTCCATTAAATGTTGAAACACAAACGAAAAAGCTTGGTGTTTCCGACGGCATCGCGAATCTGTCCGCGACCCTGGGAGCAACCATTGGGCAAAACGGCTGTGCGGGTATTTATCCGGCCATGCTGGCGGTCATGATTGCTCCAACGGTGGGCATAGATCCTACAAGCTGGGATTTTATCCTCACGCTTATTCTGGTTGTTACGGTCAGCTCGTTTGGTGTGGCAGGTGTAGGCGGGGGTGCTACTTTCGCTTCCCTGATCGTGCTTTCTACCCTGAACCTTCCCGTGGCCTTGGCAGGATTGCTCATTTCGGTTGAACCGTTGATTGATATGGGACGCACTGCGTTAAATGTTAATGATTCTATTACCGCAGGTCTTATCTCAGGTAAAGTACTTAAGGAGAACGATCAAGACGTGTTCAACAACCATGGCACGGATCTGGATGTAGCGGCACACTCTTAA
- a CDS encoding GNAT family N-acetyltransferase, which produces MNNDQSFSIEIACREDLPDIVDIYNSTIAGRMVTADLEPVTVESRIPWFEAHEENHRPLWVLRQKGTIAGWASLQSFYGRPAYNGTAEISIYVHEDSRGTGTGSRLVQHLLNECPRLGITTLLGFVFGHNEPSIALLRKFGFEQWGYYPRVAVLDSIERDLAILGKRVD; this is translated from the coding sequence ATGAATAACGACCAATCTTTTTCCATTGAAATTGCATGCAGGGAGGATCTTCCCGATATTGTGGATATATATAATTCTACGATTGCAGGACGAATGGTCACAGCAGATCTGGAGCCGGTGACAGTAGAGAGCCGTATTCCATGGTTTGAGGCTCATGAGGAAAACCACCGCCCTTTGTGGGTACTAAGACAAAAGGGGACAATTGCTGGATGGGCCAGTCTTCAGTCCTTTTATGGCCGACCAGCTTATAACGGTACAGCAGAAATTAGCATTTATGTCCATGAGGATTCTCGTGGAACCGGCACTGGAAGCCGTCTGGTACAGCACTTGCTAAATGAATGTCCTAGACTAGGAATTACAACATTGTTAGGGTTTGTGTTTGGTCATAATGAACCGAGTATTGCGCTGCTGCGGAAGTTTGGCTTTGAGCAGTGGGGGTATTATCCACGTGTTGCCGTGCTGGACAGCATAGAGCGCGATCTGGCTATATTGGGTAAGCGAGTAGATTAA
- a CDS encoding threonine/serine exporter family protein — protein MLAQLFTSFIATAAFGILFHAPRRSLLQCGFVGMLGWLVYYSTTDSMGPVSASLLATILIGIVSQGFARLYKMPVIIFSVAGMIPLVPGGMAYNAMRQFVQQHYPQALELAMSTLMIAGAIAVGLVISEVLNQIFHNIRFKPQR, from the coding sequence ATGCTTGCACAATTATTCACAAGCTTTATTGCCACCGCTGCTTTCGGCATACTGTTCCATGCCCCCCGACGCTCGCTGCTGCAATGTGGTTTTGTCGGTATGCTGGGCTGGCTTGTCTATTATTCAACCACGGACAGCATGGGACCTGTGAGCGCCAGCCTTTTAGCCACGATCCTCATCGGCATCGTCAGTCAAGGTTTTGCTAGACTGTACAAAATGCCTGTGATTATTTTCAGCGTGGCAGGCATGATTCCCCTGGTGCCAGGAGGAATGGCTTATAATGCCATGCGCCAGTTCGTACAACAACATTATCCTCAGGCACTGGAGCTGGCCATGAGCACACTGATGATCGCAGGAGCGATAGCAGTCGGTTTGGTAATCTCTGAGGTGCTTAACCAAATCTTTCACAACATACGTTTTAAACCTCAGCGTTAA
- a CDS encoding queuosine precursor transporter, which yields MFNLLWGAAFVLVNFMFFLLCYRLFGKKGLYAWIGVATVLANIQVTKTIDLLGITTTLGNTMYVSMYMASDLLNEKYGPKEAQKAVWFGFFTLIMTTITMQMVLLFEPTATDFAQTPMQQLFGLLPRLALASLTAYAVSQLLDVRLYAWIRKFFPERHQLWIRGNGSTMISSFIDTLIFCSIAFYGYAWGIWIELLFTTYILKFVLTAAGTPILYIARNFCLIEEEGQTLKP from the coding sequence ATGTTTAATCTGTTATGGGGGGCAGCATTTGTCCTCGTCAATTTTATGTTCTTTTTGTTATGTTATCGGTTGTTTGGTAAAAAAGGGCTGTACGCCTGGATTGGCGTTGCTACTGTATTGGCCAACATTCAGGTAACCAAAACCATTGATCTGCTCGGCATTACCACGACATTGGGAAATACAATGTATGTTTCTATGTATATGGCCAGCGATTTACTAAATGAAAAATATGGGCCTAAAGAGGCGCAAAAAGCTGTGTGGTTTGGCTTTTTCACTCTGATTATGACGACGATCACGATGCAGATGGTGCTGTTATTTGAGCCTACTGCAACGGATTTTGCCCAGACACCGATGCAACAGCTCTTCGGATTGTTGCCAAGGCTTGCGCTTGCCAGCTTGACAGCCTATGCGGTCAGTCAATTGCTAGACGTGCGTCTATATGCCTGGATTCGCAAGTTTTTCCCGGAGCGTCATCAGCTCTGGATTCGCGGCAATGGCAGCACGATGATCAGCTCGTTTATAGACACCCTCATTTTCTGTAGTATTGCCTTTTACGGCTATGCGTGGGGGATATGGATCGAATTGCTGTTCACCACTTACATCTTAAAATTTGTACTGACTGCGGCGGGTACACCGATTTTGTACATCGCACGCAATTTCTGTTTGATAGAAGAGGAGGGGCAAACCCTCAAGCCATGA
- a CDS encoding HAD family hydrolase, whose translation MNLQKKAVFFDVDDTMYDHLHPTRDALRTVLGLSERFPYEEVYHRIRYYSDLLSAKGGLLEGKAGQDELDDMREGRFILALQEFGVDITREQAVHVQQEYLDRQYRIESFEGATSLIDELSSAGYLVGLITNGLEEHQMSKIKAMTLENHVAAEHIFVSGTVGYAKPDPRIFEIVNERTGTLAEHCCYIGDSWRNDVAGAIAANWRVIWFNHRNAIPESDVSGAYETAASYAGLRKLLLPDAR comes from the coding sequence ATGAACTTGCAAAAGAAGGCTGTTTTTTTTGATGTAGATGACACGATGTACGATCATTTGCACCCTACACGTGATGCATTGCGTACAGTATTAGGATTAAGTGAGCGTTTTCCATATGAGGAAGTCTACCACCGTATTCGCTATTACAGCGATTTACTATCGGCTAAAGGAGGACTATTGGAGGGGAAAGCAGGGCAGGATGAACTGGATGATATGAGGGAAGGTCGTTTTATTCTGGCTCTACAAGAATTCGGGGTAGATATTACCCGTGAGCAGGCAGTGCATGTCCAACAAGAATACTTGGATCGACAGTACCGAATTGAGTCTTTTGAGGGGGCTACCTCATTAATCGATGAATTGAGCTCGGCTGGCTATTTGGTCGGTTTGATTACGAACGGTCTTGAAGAACATCAGATGAGCAAAATTAAAGCTATGACACTGGAAAATCATGTTGCGGCAGAGCATATTTTTGTGTCTGGGACTGTTGGTTATGCCAAGCCTGATCCGCGCATTTTCGAAATAGTCAACGAACGGACAGGCACTTTAGCAGAGCATTGCTGCTACATTGGGGATTCCTGGCGTAATGATGTGGCGGGAGCTATAGCTGCAAATTGGCGGGTAATTTGGTTCAATCACAGGAATGCTATTCCGGAATCTGATGTGTCGGGAGCCTATGAAACTGCGGCAAGCTATGCAGGGCTAAGAAAGCTGCTCCTGCCCGACGCACGTTAG
- a CDS encoding threonine/serine exporter family protein produces MNNHSYPTPEIIEVCLLAGKLMMQNGAETYRVEDTMSRIASAYGISQSHSYVTPTGIFFAINDSEPAKLIRIVERTTDLHKVTEVNSISRKISAGTLSPSAAVKELSEIERGPLRYSNRVQLIAAALASGCFMIMFGGVWRDFPGAVLCGGIGFAALQYFHRLVKVKFFSEFSASFLIGLLAALLVIVGGGQMMDKIIIGSVMPLVPGLLITNALRDLMSGHLVSGLSKGADACLTSFAIGAGVAVIISYM; encoded by the coding sequence ATGAATAATCATTCCTATCCTACTCCTGAAATCATTGAGGTTTGTCTGCTAGCAGGCAAACTGATGATGCAAAATGGAGCCGAGACCTATCGTGTTGAAGACACGATGTCCCGCATTGCTTCGGCCTATGGCATATCCCAGTCCCATAGCTATGTAACACCCACTGGAATTTTTTTTGCTATTAATGATTCGGAACCTGCCAAGCTTATCCGGATCGTAGAGCGGACTACAGATTTGCACAAGGTGACCGAGGTGAATTCCATTTCACGTAAAATCAGCGCAGGCACTTTGTCACCCAGCGCAGCCGTAAAAGAGCTTTCGGAAATTGAACGTGGTCCCCTCCGCTATTCCAATCGTGTACAGCTGATCGCTGCAGCGTTGGCCAGCGGTTGCTTTATGATCATGTTTGGTGGAGTGTGGAGAGATTTCCCCGGAGCTGTGTTGTGCGGCGGTATCGGATTTGCAGCCTTACAATATTTTCACAGGCTCGTTAAGGTTAAGTTTTTCTCAGAATTTTCTGCATCTTTTCTAATCGGCTTGCTGGCGGCTCTGTTAGTGATCGTCGGCGGGGGGCAGATGATGGATAAAATTATCATTGGCTCCGTCATGCCATTGGTGCCGGGCTTGCTAATTACAAATGCCCTTCGAGATTTAATGTCCGGGCACCTTGTCTCAGGGCTTTCCAAAGGTGCAGATGCTTGCTTGACGTCTTTTGCCATTGGAGCTGGTGTTGCAGTTATCATTTCTTATATGTAA
- a CDS encoding MBL fold metallo-hydrolase, with protein sequence MNIGTQILILEVSMGPFFGNSIIHPVLLKDEDGLTLIDSGMLGQLEPLRKAISDVGEDISRLKRIIITHQDIDHIGNVQALLDLLPNTALLAHKDDIPYMTGERPFIKLTPERINLMEPALKQQAEDMIRHLPDLRFAHILEDGEHLPYGGGIQIIHTPGHTPGHISLYVPAQKLLLAADELRVVEGELVGPAESATPDMPLALKSLDKLTVLDVDKVLCYHGGYYDHNVQARLQALSQSREKTI encoded by the coding sequence ATGAATATCGGAACTCAAATTTTGATTTTGGAAGTGTCTATGGGACCTTTTTTTGGTAATTCGATCATTCATCCTGTACTGCTCAAGGACGAGGATGGACTTACATTGATAGACTCGGGCATGCTCGGCCAATTGGAGCCTCTGCGCAAGGCTATTTCAGATGTGGGTGAGGATATAAGCCGTCTGAAAAGAATTATTATAACGCATCAGGATATTGACCATATCGGAAATGTTCAAGCACTGCTGGACTTGCTACCGAACACTGCCCTGCTGGCCCATAAGGATGACATTCCATATATGACAGGAGAACGACCATTTATAAAGCTGACGCCGGAACGCATCAATCTGATGGAGCCTGCACTCAAGCAACAAGCAGAGGATATGATTCGCCACCTGCCAGATTTGCGCTTTGCTCATATTCTTGAGGACGGTGAACATCTGCCTTATGGTGGAGGCATACAGATTATTCATACACCCGGTCACACGCCAGGACATATCAGCTTGTATGTGCCTGCACAGAAGCTGCTGTTGGCAGCAGATGAACTGCGTGTAGTCGAAGGTGAGCTGGTCGGTCCCGCTGAGTCAGCTACGCCGGATATGCCGTTGGCTCTAAAGAGCCTTGATAAGCTGACTGTATTGGATGTTGATAAGGTACTCTGCTACCATGGTGGTTACTACGATCACAACGTACAGGCACGTCTGCAAGCATTAAGTCAGTCAAGAGAGAAAACCATTTAA
- a CDS encoding PTS transporter subunit EIIC, translating into MDRELLSKEINSEVEGEDKQEPTRDKDKANRGGNPFSRLFDFISDVFTPCLPLLIGGGIIQVIAPVLLFLDLFSDTQVSTVLGYIGGVVYYFLPVMIAVNAARKLGSNLFIAAAIAACSFHPGIIELLQSSIKMNSDDLPVVEPQYVASFILILIVVWLASKIEKGLSRFDRYSIQLLVVPTLTLIIIVPLLLFVFGPLWTTLAHNLSDGLASLFDDAEVFAGLLFGGTIPVLHFAGMQYMMSMNIIESMATKGYDSITPVVAAAVMAQAGAAFGVCVKSKNAKVKTLAASTGILAMFGIIEPALYGVNVRFKKPLIAGLIGGAVGGACMCLFEVKLTAFAALSGLLSLPLFSDATFVYAILSMLISFVTAGVITYFMGFVDEKEERSKIASASRISASSDLNVEKSSNN; encoded by the coding sequence ATGGATCGTGAATTACTTTCAAAGGAAATAAACTCGGAGGTAGAAGGAGAAGATAAACAGGAACCGACTAGAGACAAAGATAAAGCGAATAGAGGAGGGAATCCGTTCAGCCGCCTGTTTGATTTTATCTCAGATGTATTCACTCCGTGCTTGCCATTGCTAATTGGTGGAGGAATCATTCAGGTGATTGCGCCTGTTTTATTGTTCTTAGATTTATTTTCTGATACTCAAGTTTCCACTGTTTTAGGGTACATTGGTGGGGTCGTATATTATTTTTTGCCCGTTATGATAGCGGTAAATGCGGCAAGAAAGCTTGGTAGCAATTTATTTATTGCGGCGGCAATTGCGGCCTGCTCATTTCATCCTGGCATTATAGAACTGCTGCAATCCAGCATAAAAATGAACTCAGACGATTTACCCGTGGTGGAGCCACAGTATGTTGCTTCTTTTATACTGATCCTTATTGTTGTCTGGCTTGCATCAAAGATTGAAAAGGGATTGAGTAGGTTCGACCGCTATTCTATTCAACTATTGGTCGTTCCGACATTGACGCTTATCATTATTGTGCCTTTATTACTGTTTGTTTTTGGTCCGCTGTGGACGACCCTGGCTCATAACTTGTCAGATGGTCTTGCTTCACTGTTTGACGATGCGGAAGTATTTGCGGGTCTGCTGTTTGGCGGGACGATACCTGTGCTCCATTTTGCGGGTATGCAATATATGATGTCGATGAACATAATAGAATCCATGGCTACGAAGGGCTATGATTCTATTACTCCTGTTGTTGCGGCAGCAGTTATGGCTCAGGCAGGCGCGGCCTTCGGTGTATGTGTTAAATCCAAAAATGCCAAAGTCAAAACACTAGCTGCTTCCACAGGCATATTGGCTATGTTTGGAATCATTGAACCGGCATTATACGGCGTTAATGTGCGCTTCAAAAAACCGCTTATCGCGGGACTGATCGGCGGAGCTGTTGGCGGGGCGTGTATGTGTCTGTTTGAAGTGAAATTGACTGCTTTTGCAGCCTTATCTGGCTTGCTTAGCTTACCACTGTTTTCCGACGCTACATTTGTTTACGCCATTTTGAGCATGCTGATTTCGTTCGTTACGGCTGGCGTAATTACGTATTTTATGGGCTTTGTGGACGAGAAAGAGGAGCGATCAAAAATTGCATCCGCATCCCGCATCAGTGCTTCCTCCGATTTAAATGTGGAAAAGAGCTCTAACAATTAA
- a CDS encoding M24 family metallopeptidase — protein sequence MNEKITRLYDELKSQAWDGLLVTDPKHIYYLTGFASDPHERFLGLVLLRDQEPELIVPALDAEAAQAASSVTRISTHTDTDNPYDLLRQRTGTGVKAFALEKEHVSVLRYEQLHTAIGAAQYVDLGPVLQEMRVRKTPEEVQRLKHAARLVEDALRHGLTHVREGVTEVELVAEIEYQMKKLGADGPSFDTTVLSGLKTALPHGVPGTRKLQHGDLLMFDMGVYCDGYASDITRTFAFGKLSTELETIYNTVLRSNEAGIAAIRPGVSCASVDQAARAVVEAAGYGPAFNHRVGHGLGMSVHEYPSVHGGNNDLLHEGFVFTIEPGIYVPGLGGVRIEDDVLVTSEGVEVLTSFPKELTVLG from the coding sequence ATGAATGAGAAAATTACCAGATTGTATGATGAACTGAAGTCACAAGCTTGGGATGGCCTGCTTGTGACCGATCCCAAACATATTTACTACCTGACGGGCTTTGCCAGTGATCCACATGAGCGGTTTCTAGGGCTCGTGCTGCTTCGTGACCAAGAACCAGAACTGATTGTACCAGCTCTGGATGCAGAAGCCGCTCAAGCTGCTTCTTCGGTGACGCGTATATCCACCCACACCGATACGGACAATCCATATGATCTGTTACGCCAACGCACAGGTACCGGAGTGAAAGCATTCGCACTAGAAAAGGAACACGTCTCCGTCCTCCGTTACGAACAACTACATACTGCCATTGGCGCTGCTCAATATGTGGACCTGGGTCCGGTGCTTCAAGAAATGCGCGTGAGAAAAACTCCTGAGGAAGTACAACGTTTGAAACATGCAGCTCGTTTGGTGGAAGATGCTCTTCGTCACGGCCTAACCCATGTTCGCGAAGGGGTGACAGAAGTCGAGCTGGTAGCCGAAATTGAATACCAAATGAAAAAACTCGGTGCAGATGGCCCATCCTTTGACACGACAGTGTTGTCTGGACTCAAAACGGCCTTGCCTCATGGTGTTCCGGGGACCCGTAAGCTGCAACACGGCGATCTACTCATGTTTGATATGGGCGTATATTGCGACGGTTATGCTTCGGATATTACACGCACTTTTGCCTTTGGCAAGCTGTCGACTGAGCTGGAAACGATATATAATACGGTTCTCCGTTCAAACGAAGCCGGAATTGCCGCCATTCGCCCGGGAGTTTCCTGCGCATCCGTAGACCAGGCAGCTCGAGCCGTTGTTGAAGCCGCTGGATATGGCCCTGCTTTTAACCATCGGGTTGGACATGGTCTTGGTATGAGTGTTCATGAATATCCATCTGTACACGGAGGCAATAACGATCTGCTTCATGAAGGCTTCGTGTTCACGATCGAACCCGGCATCTACGTTCCAGGTCTTGGGGGCGTGCGGATTGAAGATGACGTTCTGGTCACCTCTGAGGGTGTTGAAGTGCTGACCTCATTTCCGAAGGAACTGACCGTGCTGGGATAA
- a CDS encoding beta-glucoside-specific PTS transporter subunit IIABC, protein MDRNQLSKEILTLVGGEENVEQVIHCMTRLRFNLHNDKKAQKEQLQKTDGVMGVMESGGQFQVIIGNDVANVYKSLVSNMSKAPQSETGASTASKKKQNPISQLFDFIAGMFTPILPAITGAGMIKGIIALLVAMHWMSDKSQTYTILAAIGDGAFYFLPIILAVSAARKLGSNMFIGAAIGASILHPDITALLASNVKVSFIGLPVTAATYSSTVIPIVIAIWLASYVEKFIDKYTHASLKLLVVPTLTLLIIVPLTLVAVGPLGSIIGNGLSGGISWLFENTGALAGLLLGGTFSLIIMTGMHYALVPIMIGSIATLGYDYMIPIMGAANLAQAGATLGVFLKSKNAKVKTVAFSTSLTAIMGVTEPAMYGVNMRFKKPFTAALIGGAVGGGFMSLFGTKAYVVGGLVGLPGLAMFIGPTFLYAILGLIIAFVVATIVTYVIGFTDEKNEEAPQVANATGGISTKGVAQSAVSSLPKGETIPVFSPIMGEVKPLSEVNDPAFSQEIMGRGWAIEPSEGRVVSPVDGTVFSISKSGHAVGLVSDSGLEMLIHVGMDTVKLKGLHFTPHLKAGDRVKVGDLILEFDLVEIRKAGYETITPVIVTNVDQFSELEPAGNQHKVVKEQELLYTVIV, encoded by the coding sequence ATGGATCGAAATCAATTATCCAAAGAGATACTTACATTGGTTGGTGGAGAAGAAAATGTAGAGCAGGTCATTCACTGTATGACGCGCTTGCGTTTCAATCTTCATAATGATAAGAAAGCTCAAAAAGAGCAGTTGCAAAAAACGGATGGTGTCATGGGAGTCATGGAGAGTGGCGGCCAGTTTCAGGTGATTATCGGTAATGATGTAGCTAATGTATATAAATCGTTGGTGAGCAACATGTCCAAGGCACCGCAAAGTGAAACAGGCGCAAGCACTGCATCCAAGAAAAAACAAAACCCGATCAGCCAACTGTTCGACTTTATTGCGGGTATGTTTACACCTATTTTGCCGGCGATCACCGGTGCAGGTATGATCAAAGGGATCATTGCCCTATTGGTAGCTATGCACTGGATGTCTGACAAGAGTCAAACCTATACGATTTTAGCGGCAATAGGTGATGGTGCGTTCTACTTCCTGCCTATTATTCTGGCTGTCAGTGCTGCTAGAAAACTCGGCAGTAATATGTTTATTGGTGCGGCGATTGGTGCTTCTATTTTACATCCAGACATTACAGCATTACTGGCTTCGAATGTGAAAGTTAGCTTTATTGGCCTTCCGGTGACAGCGGCCACGTATTCTTCGACCGTTATTCCAATTGTTATCGCGATCTGGCTGGCGTCCTATGTTGAAAAATTCATTGATAAGTATACTCATGCATCATTGAAGTTGCTTGTTGTCCCAACACTGACTTTATTGATTATTGTACCTTTGACTTTGGTTGCTGTAGGGCCGCTCGGCTCTATTATTGGTAACGGCCTGTCTGGTGGTATCTCTTGGTTGTTTGAAAATACAGGTGCACTTGCAGGTCTGCTGCTCGGCGGTACCTTCTCCCTGATCATTATGACTGGTATGCACTACGCGTTGGTTCCGATTATGATCGGATCGATTGCAACGCTGGGTTATGACTACATGATTCCAATTATGGGAGCAGCTAACTTGGCTCAGGCTGGTGCTACACTCGGCGTATTCTTGAAATCCAAAAATGCCAAAGTCAAAACAGTGGCCTTCTCCACGAGCTTGACAGCTATTATGGGTGTAACCGAGCCTGCAATGTATGGGGTTAATATGCGGTTTAAAAAACCGTTTACGGCAGCGTTGATCGGCGGAGCTGTCGGCGGGGGCTTCATGAGTTTGTTTGGCACAAAAGCGTACGTCGTTGGGGGACTCGTTGGTTTACCTGGTCTGGCTATGTTTATTGGACCGACTTTCTTGTATGCAATTCTTGGTCTCATTATTGCATTTGTGGTTGCTACGATTGTTACCTATGTGATCGGTTTTACAGATGAAAAGAACGAAGAGGCACCACAAGTAGCAAATGCTACCGGTGGCATTTCTACTAAGGGAGTAGCACAATCTGCGGTGAGCTCACTTCCGAAAGGTGAGACAATCCCGGTTTTCAGCCCAATTATGGGTGAAGTTAAACCGCTCAGTGAAGTTAATGATCCTGCATTTTCTCAAGAAATTATGGGTAGAGGATGGGCTATTGAACCCTCCGAAGGTCGGGTTGTTTCCCCAGTTGACGGCACAGTGTTCTCTATTTCCAAAAGCGGACATGCTGTAGGCTTGGTGAGTGATTCAGGACTTGAAATGCTCATTCACGTAGGGATGGACACTGTTAAACTAAAAGGACTTCATTTTACGCCTCATCTTAAAGCAGGAGATCGCGTGAAGGTAGGCGATCTTATACTGGAGTTTGACCTGGTGGAAATCCGCAAGGCTGGTTACGAAACGATTACGCCTGTTATTGTTACGAATGTAGACCAGTTTAGCGAGTTGGAGCCCGCTGGAAATCAGCATAAAGTGGTTAAGGAACAAGAACTGCTATACACAGTGATCGTCTAA
- the licT gene encoding BglG family transcription antiterminator LicT, translating into MKIAKVLNNNVVTVIDEQQKELVIMGRGIAFKKNTGDEIEEGKIEKIFKLESTEVSRKLMTLMSDIPIEYVEISDEIIQYAKTILGVELHDSIYISLTDHIHFAIERYRLGMDIKNALYWEIKRMYRKEFAIGTKALHMIQDKLGVTLPDDEGAFIALHLVNAQLNSEMRETITLTNIVKDIINIVSRFFVMELDEESLSYYRFITHLKFFAQRVMNGTPVQNTDNSLHDMVKVQYKDAYACAEKIRDYTTKIYGRSLSQDEMLYLTIHIERIIKNQ; encoded by the coding sequence ATGAAGATAGCAAAGGTGCTGAATAATAACGTCGTAACGGTCATTGATGAACAGCAGAAAGAATTAGTCATTATGGGAAGAGGAATTGCTTTTAAAAAAAACACAGGCGATGAGATTGAAGAGGGGAAAATCGAGAAAATTTTCAAGCTTGAAAGTACCGAGGTTTCCCGTAAATTGATGACCCTGATGTCTGATATCCCTATTGAGTATGTTGAAATTTCTGATGAAATCATCCAATATGCCAAAACGATACTTGGTGTAGAGTTGCATGACAGCATCTATATTTCGCTGACAGATCATATCCATTTTGCCATAGAGCGTTATCGTTTGGGTATGGACATCAAGAATGCACTTTACTGGGAAATCAAACGAATGTACCGCAAAGAATTCGCGATTGGAACCAAAGCATTACACATGATTCAGGACAAGCTGGGGGTTACACTTCCAGATGATGAAGGGGCGTTTATTGCCTTACATTTGGTGAATGCACAGCTTAACAGTGAAATGCGTGAAACGATAACCCTGACTAATATCGTCAAGGATATTATAAACATTGTAAGCCGCTTTTTTGTAATGGAGCTGGATGAAGAGTCGTTAAGCTATTACCGCTTTATTACACATCTCAAATTTTTTGCCCAACGGGTTATGAATGGAACTCCTGTACAAAATACAGATAATTCCCTTCATGATATGGTTAAGGTACAATATAAGGACGCTTATGCTTGTGCGGAAAAAATAAGAGATTATACGACTAAGATCTATGGTCGAAGCTTGTCCCAGGATGAGATGCTGTATCTCACCATTCATATCGAACGCATCATTAAAAATCAATGA